Proteins encoded within one genomic window of Bacteroidota bacterium:
- a CDS encoding DUF4468 domain-containing protein: MKKAVSMLCMVMAVLFVKAQDKAVPVEPYKVPVDSVTGKITYEGIVEVKGFAAGELYQRINAWFQSYYKNPTEVIRENDSINNKMVGKPRFRLSNQPDKNGVKTDGGVTQYTITVAAKDGRYKYEITDVNWKQISVFPSERWMDTKSSSYSPAYNDYLQQLDKTALEVIAALKKAVTEAKAVKDKDNW; encoded by the coding sequence ATGAAAAAGGCAGTTTCTATGCTATGCATGGTCATGGCAGTTTTATTCGTAAAAGCACAAGACAAAGCAGTTCCGGTTGAACCTTATAAAGTTCCGGTAGATTCTGTCACCGGAAAGATCACCTACGAAGGCATAGTGGAAGTTAAAGGCTTTGCTGCAGGAGAATTGTATCAACGGATCAACGCCTGGTTTCAATCCTATTATAAGAACCCAACAGAGGTTATCCGTGAAAATGATTCTATAAACAATAAAATGGTAGGCAAACCCCGTTTTCGATTATCAAATCAACCTGATAAAAATGGGGTCAAAACTGATGGCGGCGTTACCCAATATACAATTACTGTTGCTGCCAAAGATGGCCGGTATAAATACGAGATCACTGATGTAAACTGGAAGCAAATTTCTGTCTTCCCTTCTGAAAGATGGATGGATACCAAATCATCATCTTATTCTCCTGCTTACAATGATTATTTGCAGCAGCTTGATAAAACAGCATTAGAAGTAATTGCGGCTCTTAAAAAAGCAGTTACTGAAGCAAAGGCAGTTAAGGATAAAGACAACTGGTAA
- a CDS encoding 2-C-methyl-D-erythritol 4-phosphate cytidylyltransferase, whose protein sequence is MNKTALIVAGGSGLRMGTGIPKQFLPLNGKPILMHTIEKFYSAKIFDSIFVVLPHSETIHWAKLIAELNFTIPHKIVTGGTSRYESVKNGLKAIPEQKGMVAIHDGVRPLVSIELIRKCMAELDNFSNAVPAIPIVDTLRKVENLESEVVDRNALRAIQTPQCFHLELIRKAYENPERDTTDDASVFEQDGNLIHLVEGEKSNLKITVLTDLIIAEALIK, encoded by the coding sequence ATGAATAAAACTGCATTGATAGTAGCCGGTGGATCCGGATTGAGAATGGGAACAGGGATTCCAAAACAATTTCTCCCATTGAATGGAAAGCCAATTCTGATGCACACCATAGAGAAATTTTATTCTGCAAAGATCTTTGACTCTATATTTGTTGTGCTTCCCCATAGTGAGACGATACACTGGGCAAAATTAATTGCTGAACTTAACTTTACAATTCCGCATAAAATCGTTACGGGCGGAACTTCGCGGTATGAATCAGTAAAGAACGGATTGAAAGCAATTCCCGAACAGAAAGGTATGGTCGCTATTCACGACGGAGTCAGACCTTTGGTATCTATCGAACTGATCAGAAAGTGCATGGCAGAGCTTGATAATTTTTCAAATGCGGTTCCTGCAATCCCGATAGTTGACACATTAAGAAAAGTAGAAAATCTGGAATCCGAAGTGGTTGACAGAAATGCATTACGTGCCATTCAGACTCCACAGTGTTTTCATCTGGAACTTATCCGAAAAGCATACGAAAATCCGGAAAGGGATACTACTGATGACGCAAGTGTCTTTGAACAAGACGGAAATTTAATCCATCTCGTTGAAGGCGAAAAATCGAATTTGAAAATTACCGTTTTGACGGACCTGATCATTGCCGAAGCTTTGATCAAATAA
- a CDS encoding O-antigen ligase family protein yields MAFLFVLLPFLMVPSAIDPDLNPRIIAVSVFCLVSIMLFGNRPILLPDSFKKIGIISIVLILFSLLSVFSAINTGEAIAEWLRIGVIYSFLLVSVLIIRNGPFNVLIPIRFISIAVLIFCGFAIVQTIPVVKDILANKKIIISSDLASTLSNKNFFSEVLVLLIPAIFYSILNDKKQFRILHIIAFILAFFFLILLSSLACWVAMIVSVVIVGVVFLLNRSSDTLVLKKSTVIILTITSIALIAIGKIVFEKVPVAKNLLFKVEMISKYISEPDLLDKNAMSNNNSVFDRILMIRNSVKMISDHPITGVGMNNWKLLYPAYGVNGTEIINSGGMNFEHPHNDYLLIFAEQGIFGILIYIFFFFFVFNVWRMNWKSTTPSDRAILLVILFVISSFLIMSLFSYPRSRIYSPVLLMFFISWLFVKRDSSSSVVNEHSHNEIENSNYVNTKTFVLKPVYSLTVILICLFATIVTAIRLDSEISAKKMIKAKFQNNFARVIRESEKINLYFYPLEYASTSIEWYKGMALFYSGKIPAALTLYQKAILKTPYHLRTLNDLATAYEQTGQPDSAISFYKRALAISPNLFDSRLNLSATYFNQNKIDSAYDVLNFIEYKKLNIGPNENYVKFMSVILAAKINDSLASSKDSVMISGMNQFVKDIERTKKYIRTYKGRTIWPDVFTDIK; encoded by the coding sequence TTGGCTTTTCTATTTGTACTCTTGCCCTTTCTAATGGTGCCTTCAGCCATTGATCCGGATCTGAATCCTAGGATCATTGCTGTTTCTGTATTTTGTCTGGTTAGCATAATGCTGTTTGGAAATCGTCCGATCCTGCTGCCGGATTCGTTTAAGAAAATCGGAATCATTTCAATTGTATTGATTCTGTTCTCATTACTTTCTGTATTTTCTGCCATCAATACCGGAGAAGCAATCGCAGAATGGTTGCGTATCGGTGTTATTTATTCGTTCTTGTTAGTTTCTGTTTTAATTATTCGGAACGGTCCATTCAATGTTCTGATACCAATTCGTTTTATTTCAATAGCAGTTCTGATCTTTTGCGGATTCGCAATCGTTCAGACTATACCGGTAGTTAAAGATATTCTGGCCAATAAAAAGATCATTATTTCTTCTGACCTGGCGTCTACACTTTCAAATAAAAACTTTTTTTCAGAGGTTCTGGTGCTTCTCATTCCTGCAATTTTTTATTCTATTCTGAATGATAAAAAACAATTCAGGATCTTACACATCATAGCATTTATACTTGCATTTTTTTTCCTAATTCTATTGTCTTCCCTTGCATGTTGGGTTGCAATGATCGTATCGGTTGTAATTGTAGGAGTAGTTTTTCTGCTTAACCGGAGTTCTGACACACTTGTATTAAAAAAGAGTACAGTCATCATATTGACCATAACTTCCATTGCTTTGATTGCAATTGGAAAAATAGTTTTCGAAAAAGTGCCGGTTGCCAAGAACTTGTTGTTTAAAGTGGAAATGATCTCGAAGTATATTTCGGAACCGGACCTGCTCGATAAAAATGCAATGTCAAATAACAATAGTGTATTTGACAGAATACTAATGATAAGAAACAGTGTAAAGATGATTTCAGATCATCCGATAACCGGTGTCGGAATGAATAACTGGAAATTACTTTATCCTGCATATGGAGTGAATGGTACTGAAATAATCAATAGCGGCGGGATGAATTTCGAACATCCACACAATGATTACTTATTGATTTTTGCAGAACAAGGGATTTTCGGAATATTGATCTACATCTTCTTTTTCTTTTTTGTATTTAATGTGTGGAGAATGAATTGGAAATCCACAACACCTTCTGATCGAGCTATATTACTTGTCATTCTCTTTGTAATTAGTTCGTTTCTCATCATGTCACTTTTCAGCTATCCGCGTTCACGTATCTACTCACCGGTATTACTTATGTTTTTTATCTCATGGCTTTTTGTAAAAAGGGATAGTAGTAGTTCTGTGGTAAATGAACATTCTCATAATGAAATCGAAAATTCAAATTACGTAAACACAAAAACTTTTGTGTTGAAACCCGTTTATTCATTAACTGTAATTCTGATTTGTTTGTTTGCAACAATTGTCACAGCCATCAGACTTGACAGTGAAATTTCTGCTAAGAAGATGATCAAAGCAAAGTTTCAGAATAATTTTGCCAGAGTGATCAGGGAGTCGGAAAAGATCAATCTTTATTTTTACCCGTTGGAATATGCCAGTACCTCTATCGAATGGTATAAAGGCATGGCACTTTTTTATTCAGGCAAAATTCCGGCAGCACTGACTTTGTACCAGAAAGCAATTCTGAAAACTCCTTATCACTTACGTACTCTCAACGATCTTGCAACTGCTTACGAACAAACAGGGCAACCGGATAGTGCTATTTCATTTTATAAGAGAGCGCTGGCAATAAGCCCAAATCTTTTTGACTCCAGATTGAATTTGAGCGCAACCTATTTCAATCAGAATAAGATAGATTCTGCTTATGATGTGCTCAATTTTATTGAATACAAAAAACTTAATATTGGCCCTAATGAAAATTATGTAAAATTCATGAGTGTAATTTTAGCGGCGAAAATAAACGACAGCCTCGCTTCAAGTAAGGACTCGGTAATGATTTCCGGAATGAATCAATTTGTAAAGGATATTGAACGAACAAAAAAGTATATTCGCACTTATAAAGGCAGAACTATCTGGCCGGATGTATTTACTGATATAAAATAG
- the ade gene encoding adenine deaminase, protein MTFTKRALFVDHKTQTIFPAEVTVANGKIDSIRKLPEGSEVDEGYIMPGFVDSHIHIESSMLIPSEFARLAVIHGTIATVSDPHEIANVCGIDGVQFMIDNGKTVPFKFNFGAPSCVPATTFETAGAALNASQVAELLKSDDILYLSEMMNFPGVLFNDEQVMLKIKAAHQQGKPVDGHAPGLRGEKAKQYIDAGISTDHECFTAEEALDKLTYGMKILIREGSAAKNFEALIGLANEHYRMMMFCSDDKHPDSLVQGHINQLCARAVRKGIDIFKIIQMASVNPVEHYKIKMGLLQKGDPADFIVVRDLKEFEVLQNYIDGVLVSEDGKTFIESKKCIPINQFNCKLTKPEDYKIIAAGRSNLPVIEALDGQLITNKLDLKIPVIDECFASDVENDILKMVVVNRYNHAPVAKAFIRNFGLKKGALASSVAHDSHNIVAVGCDDESLCRAVNLVIANEGGVSCVIEKNEMVVPLPVAGLMSANDGFKVAEDYTAIDQMAKKAGSTLGAPFMTLSFMALLVIPSLKLSDKGLFDGTNFRLLFTPDLVQA, encoded by the coding sequence ATGACATTCACTAAACGAGCACTTTTCGTAGATCATAAAACGCAGACAATTTTTCCTGCTGAAGTAACTGTTGCTAATGGAAAAATCGATTCGATCAGGAAATTGCCCGAAGGTTCTGAAGTTGATGAAGGATATATCATGCCCGGTTTTGTGGACTCTCATATTCATATCGAAAGTTCAATGCTCATACCAAGTGAGTTTGCCAGATTAGCAGTGATTCATGGAACAATAGCTACAGTCAGTGATCCACATGAGATCGCAAATGTCTGTGGAATTGACGGAGTACAATTCATGATCGATAATGGCAAAACTGTCCCTTTCAAATTTAATTTTGGTGCCCCAAGTTGTGTACCTGCAACGACTTTTGAGACTGCAGGCGCTGCATTAAATGCTTCGCAGGTTGCGGAACTCTTAAAATCAGACGACATACTTTATCTGAGTGAAATGATGAACTTCCCCGGGGTTTTATTTAACGACGAGCAGGTAATGTTAAAGATAAAAGCTGCTCATCAGCAAGGGAAACCTGTTGATGGACATGCACCCGGACTGCGCGGAGAAAAAGCAAAGCAATACATTGATGCCGGAATTTCTACAGACCATGAATGCTTTACTGCGGAGGAAGCACTCGATAAGCTGACGTACGGGATGAAGATCCTGATTCGTGAAGGTAGTGCGGCGAAAAATTTTGAAGCTTTGATTGGACTTGCAAATGAGCATTACAGGATGATGATGTTTTGCAGCGACGATAAACATCCTGACAGTCTTGTCCAGGGACATATCAATCAGTTGTGTGCCCGCGCTGTCAGAAAAGGAATAGATATTTTCAAGATCATTCAAATGGCTTCCGTTAACCCGGTTGAACATTACAAGATCAAAATGGGTTTACTGCAAAAAGGTGATCCTGCTGATTTCATTGTGGTAAGAGATCTGAAAGAATTTGAAGTTCTTCAGAATTATATTGACGGAGTATTGGTTTCTGAAGATGGAAAGACATTCATTGAAAGCAAAAAATGCATTCCAATTAATCAGTTTAATTGTAAACTGACTAAACCTGAAGATTACAAAATTATTGCCGCCGGCAGGTCGAATTTGCCGGTCATTGAAGCGCTTGATGGACAATTGATCACAAATAAATTAGATTTAAAAATTCCGGTTATAGATGAGTGTTTTGCAAGTGATGTGGAAAATGACATTCTTAAAATGGTTGTTGTAAATCGTTACAATCACGCACCGGTTGCTAAGGCATTCATCAGAAACTTCGGATTGAAAAAAGGCGCACTAGCATCATCTGTTGCACACGATTCTCATAATATTGTCGCTGTTGGATGTGATGATGAAAGCTTATGCAGAGCTGTAAATCTTGTAATTGCAAATGAAGGTGGTGTAAGCTGTGTAATAGAAAAGAATGAGATGGTAGTTCCACTTCCTGTTGCCGGACTTATGAGTGCTAACGATGGTTTTAAGGTTGCGGAGGATTATACTGCAATTGATCAGATGGCAAAGAAGGCCGGATCAACTCTTGGTGCACCATTCATGACTCTGTCTTTCATGGCTCTGCTAGTTATTCCAAGTTTGAAATTAAGTGACAAAGGATTATTTGACGGAACAAATTTCAGATTATTATTTACCCCTGATCTTGTGCAGGCGTAA
- a CDS encoding inositol phosphorylceramide synthase — protein MNTKLNPASSSEKSLKRKLIIPLLSAIYLILAYITTGIRNDHLLLVTIVNASFFISDLTRRFITGFSIFVIYWILFDSMKLWPNWSFAEVDILPIYNLEKNWFGIMHEGTLLTPNEYFNLHQTTFLDILSSSFYLCWVPLPLIFAFYLYNKRKDLFIRFSLAFFFVNILGFIIYYTHPAAPPWYYEEFGNTLNTATKSNAAGLLRFDKFFGINLFADLYSKGSNVFAAMPSLHSAYPLIGFIYASRLNKKYFMYVFGIVSVGIWFSAIYLYHHYTLDIVVGIACAVVGVYILENYILSTKRCSWWLKNFEASITPAQDQG, from the coding sequence ATGAACACCAAACTGAATCCTGCTTCATCATCAGAAAAATCATTGAAGAGGAAACTGATCATCCCACTGCTTTCAGCAATTTATCTTATCCTTGCTTACATTACTACAGGAATAAGAAATGATCACCTTCTATTGGTAACTATTGTCAATGCATCATTTTTTATTTCAGATCTGACGCGAAGATTTATCACCGGTTTTTCGATATTTGTTATTTACTGGATCCTCTTCGACAGTATGAAACTCTGGCCAAACTGGTCGTTTGCTGAAGTTGACATTCTACCCATTTACAATCTGGAAAAAAACTGGTTTGGTATTATGCATGAAGGAACACTTCTTACTCCTAACGAATATTTCAATTTGCATCAAACAACCTTTTTAGACATTCTCAGTTCATCATTTTATCTTTGCTGGGTTCCTTTACCTTTGATTTTTGCTTTTTATCTGTACAACAAAAGGAAAGATCTTTTCATCCGTTTTTCACTTGCATTCTTTTTTGTAAATATACTTGGGTTTATAATTTATTATACTCATCCCGCTGCTCCGCCCTGGTACTATGAAGAATTTGGAAACACATTGAATACAGCAACAAAAAGTAACGCTGCAGGCCTACTACGATTTGATAAATTTTTTGGAATAAATTTATTTGCCGACCTATATTCAAAAGGTTCAAATGTATTTGCAGCTATGCCGTCATTACATTCTGCCTATCCGTTGATCGGATTCATCTATGCAAGTCGTTTAAACAAAAAATATTTCATGTATGTTTTTGGAATTGTTTCAGTCGGAATCTGGTTTTCTGCAATCTATCTTTACCATCACTACACGCTTGACATAGTAGTTGGAATCGCTTGTGCAGTTGTCGGGGTTTACATTCTGGAAAACTATATTCTTTCAACAAAACGCTGCAGCTGGTGGCTTAAGAATTTTGAAGCTTCAATTACGCCTGCACAAGATCAGGGGTAA
- a CDS encoding DUF4833 domain-containing protein → MLKIYSLLILLFVTGAQSAEDVRPKVYPIPPTTENSLFYVQRSKNTNAIVYDLNRLPDGTPDPTNPIHIYWIRYASDSTTEELSYIQQKYAYGLVSRPYNGQKNAYVIQFVSYDKKNFYLLPTSTPKKYAAFTNINGKLAELKKVFIMLNGGTFWFPTIEYIELIGRDPATQQITTERFVPKR, encoded by the coding sequence ATGCTAAAAATATATAGTCTTCTTATTCTATTGTTTGTAACCGGTGCGCAATCTGCAGAAGATGTAAGACCAAAGGTCTACCCCATTCCACCTACGACTGAAAATTCACTATTTTATGTTCAGAGAAGTAAAAACACCAATGCAATTGTTTATGATCTGAACCGCTTACCGGATGGCACACCCGATCCGACAAATCCAATTCATATCTATTGGATAAGATATGCAAGCGATAGTACAACGGAAGAACTTTCATATATCCAGCAAAAATATGCTTACGGTCTTGTTTCACGTCCGTATAACGGGCAAAAAAATGCATATGTAATCCAATTTGTTTCGTACGATAAAAAGAATTTTTATCTCTTGCCTACGAGTACTCCAAAAAAGTATGCAGCCTTTACCAATATAAATGGAAAACTTGCCGAGCTAAAAAAAGTTTTTATTATGCTCAATGGAGGTACATTCTGGTTTCCGACTATTGAATATATTGAACTGATCGGCAGAGATCCGGCAACTCAGCAAATAACGACAGAACGATTTGTTCCAAAGCGATGA
- a CDS encoding CDP-alcohol phosphatidyltransferase family protein → MTMRDQLQNLLHRILHPLVKFLISIGLTPNGVTTIGLILNVGVAAIFIVGAEQGVRGDLSYIGWGGAMILFAGMFDMLDGQVARIGNMTSRFGALYDSVLDRYSELLMFLGICYYLVAHHYFLSSMIGFIGLMGSLMVSYTRARAEGLGIPCKDGLMQRPERVVTIGLSALLCGIVGHYTGGESKWFFPGIEKPFESIAIFTLPLTLVAILANYTAIQRLNACYHYMQEQDKNSKH, encoded by the coding sequence ATGACAATGAGAGACCAACTTCAGAATCTTTTACACCGGATCTTACATCCGCTGGTAAAATTTTTAATTTCCATCGGACTGACTCCAAACGGAGTTACAACGATTGGATTAATTCTGAACGTCGGTGTTGCAGCTATTTTTATTGTGGGAGCGGAACAAGGAGTCAGAGGAGATCTGTCTTACATCGGCTGGGGCGGAGCAATGATCCTGTTCGCAGGAATGTTTGACATGCTTGATGGGCAAGTAGCAAGAATCGGGAATATGACTTCACGGTTTGGAGCATTATATGATTCTGTACTTGACAGATACAGTGAGTTGCTAATGTTTCTGGGCATATGCTATTACCTGGTAGCGCATCATTATTTTCTCAGCTCCATGATCGGTTTTATCGGATTGATGGGTTCATTGATGGTAAGCTATACCCGTGCAAGAGCAGAAGGATTAGGAATACCCTGTAAAGATGGTCTGATGCAACGTCCCGAAAGAGTTGTCACAATTGGTTTGTCGGCGCTTTTATGTGGCATTGTAGGACATTATACAGGTGGAGAAAGTAAATGGTTTTTTCCCGGAATTGAAAAACCATTTGAATCAATTGCAATTTTCACATTACCTTTGACGCTCGTTGCTATACTGGCAAATTATACAGCTATCCAACGCCTGAATGCATGCTATCATTATATGCAGGAGCAGGATAAAAATTCTAAGCACTGA
- a CDS encoding carboxypeptidase-like regulatory domain-containing protein, with amino-acid sequence MRIFLLLFLFPIIVFGQTTVRGLVTDSKTGDPLPFASILLEGTTEGRNTDFNGQYFMETNAPGTKLKFVLIGYEPVVKDILQGQSQIVSVKMTPVVKELKTVEIKGEKQRYKNKNNPAVELIDRVIAHKKQNRKDQLNAYEFEKYEKVQFALSNITQKFKNKRYLKNFQFVFDNLDSNQMPGKVILPMYLQETLSDVYFKKDPKRLKEIIKGSHKVDYDDFVNNDGMSSFIAYLYQDVNIYNNSVPILTNPFISPISDNGPLFYRYYIKDTVMVDSTKCYHLIFYPRNKADFIFQGELYITYDSNYAVRKNELTVSPDINLNFVKELKLTQEYTEASPGEWLLSKDNISIDFGIGKNGLGIYGQRAVSFRNFTIDQPKPDTFYTGEAVVTPDSSQKRGEEYFDKHRHGELTTSEKGVYQMVDSVQKVPAFRHTVNLLELLFAGYKDFGPFEIGPVSTFYSYNPIEGFRARLGGRTTKKFSERIQLETYGVYGFKDEQWKYFVGVKKAIGPKSYLDFPQKNIYVSYQHETKIPGQELQFVQEDNALLSFKRGKNDKLLYNKTFNLELQNENANNFSYTIGFQNLIQSPAGTLHFNKIDYNDTTGNSINEIETSSFNILMRYAPHEKFYQGKTYRTPMLNEYPIMWVRYEYSKKDFLKSDYSYHTLTANIFKRAFVAPFGYSDIEVEAGKIFGQVPYPLLEIHRANQTFSYQLQSYNLMNFLEFVSDEYFSVNFTHYFNGFFFNKIPLFKKLKWREVATFKLLYGRITDENDPAQHADLFRLPTNPDGTKLTYSLEARPYMEASIGITNIFKLIRIDLIKRLSYLEHQSVSEFGIRARAKLDF; translated from the coding sequence ATGCGCATATTTTTATTATTGTTTTTGTTTCCAATAATCGTTTTTGGACAGACTACTGTCCGGGGATTAGTGACCGATTCAAAAACCGGAGATCCTCTACCCTTTGCAAGCATTCTTCTTGAAGGAACTACAGAAGGCAGAAATACTGATTTCAACGGACAATATTTTATGGAAACAAATGCGCCGGGTACAAAATTGAAATTTGTGCTTATCGGATATGAGCCTGTAGTTAAGGATATTTTACAGGGTCAGTCGCAGATTGTTTCCGTAAAAATGACTCCCGTAGTAAAAGAATTAAAGACTGTGGAGATCAAAGGAGAAAAGCAACGTTACAAGAATAAGAATAATCCTGCAGTTGAACTGATCGATCGTGTAATTGCGCATAAGAAGCAAAACAGAAAAGATCAGTTAAATGCATATGAGTTTGAAAAATATGAAAAAGTGCAATTTGCATTAAGTAATATCACTCAGAAATTTAAGAACAAACGGTATCTGAAAAATTTTCAATTTGTATTTGATAATCTGGATTCAAATCAAATGCCAGGAAAAGTTATTCTACCTATGTACTTACAGGAAACGCTTTCAGATGTGTATTTCAAAAAAGATCCAAAGCGTTTGAAGGAAATTATCAAAGGAAGTCACAAAGTTGACTACGACGATTTTGTAAATAATGATGGGATGTCATCATTCATAGCATATCTCTATCAGGATGTCAATATTTATAATAACAGTGTACCGATTCTTACCAATCCATTTATAAGTCCCATTTCAGATAATGGGCCTTTATTTTATCGCTATTACATTAAAGACACGGTGATGGTAGATAGTACGAAGTGCTATCATCTTATATTTTACCCGAGAAACAAAGCAGACTTTATTTTTCAGGGTGAATTATATATTACTTACGATTCAAATTATGCGGTTAGAAAAAACGAATTGACTGTAAGTCCGGATATCAATTTGAATTTCGTAAAAGAATTAAAACTAACTCAGGAATATACTGAAGCATCACCCGGTGAATGGCTTCTAAGTAAAGACAATATTTCGATCGACTTTGGTATAGGAAAAAATGGTCTTGGAATTTATGGTCAGCGCGCTGTTAGTTTCAGAAACTTTACCATTGATCAACCGAAACCTGACACCTTCTATACAGGCGAAGCTGTAGTAACTCCTGATTCATCACAAAAACGTGGTGAAGAATATTTTGACAAACATCGTCACGGCGAACTTACAACTTCTGAAAAAGGCGTTTATCAGATGGTGGACAGTGTGCAAAAAGTGCCTGCCTTCCGCCATACAGTTAACTTACTGGAATTATTATTTGCAGGTTATAAAGATTTCGGTCCGTTTGAGATCGGTCCTGTAAGTACATTTTACAGCTATAATCCGATAGAAGGATTTCGTGCACGACTTGGCGGCAGAACAACAAAAAAATTCAGTGAGCGGATCCAGTTAGAGACTTATGGTGTTTACGGTTTTAAAGACGAGCAATGGAAATATTTTGTCGGAGTAAAAAAAGCAATAGGGCCAAAATCATATCTGGATTTCCCTCAGAAAAACATTTATGTTTCTTATCAGCATGAAACTAAAATACCGGGTCAGGAATTGCAATTTGTTCAGGAAGATAATGCTCTGCTTTCTTTCAAACGTGGAAAGAATGACAAACTTCTTTACAACAAAACATTCAATCTGGAATTACAGAATGAGAACGCGAACAATTTTTCATACACTATCGGATTTCAGAATTTGATTCAGTCACCTGCAGGCACGTTACACTTCAACAAAATAGATTATAATGACACAACAGGAAATTCTATAAACGAAATTGAAACATCTTCATTTAATATATTGATGCGATATGCTCCGCATGAAAAATTTTACCAGGGGAAAACTTACAGAACACCTATGTTGAATGAATATCCGATCATGTGGGTCAGATATGAATATTCTAAAAAGGATTTTCTGAAGAGTGATTATTCATATCATACTCTGACAGCGAATATTTTCAAACGGGCATTTGTGGCGCCGTTTGGCTATTCAGATATAGAAGTCGAGGCAGGAAAAATTTTCGGACAAGTTCCTTATCCACTACTCGAAATTCATCGCGCCAATCAGACATTTTCCTATCAGCTGCAATCGTACAACCTGATGAATTTTCTTGAATTTGTCAGTGACGAATATTTCTCCGTGAATTTTACACATTACTTCAATGGTTTCTTCTTCAACAAAATTCCGCTTTTCAAAAAATTGAAATGGCGTGAAGTAGCAACATTCAAATTGTTGTATGGAAGAATAACCGATGAAAATGATCCTGCCCAACATGCCGATCTGTTTCGACTTCCAACAAATCCTGACGGAACAAAACTTACTTATTCTCTCGAAGCGCGGCCATATATGGAAGCCAGTATCGGTATAACAAATATCTTCAAATTGATCCGAATCGATTTGATCAAACGTCTGAGTTATCTTGAACATCAATCGGTTTCTGAATTTGGAATCAGAGCCCGTGCAAAACTTGATTTTTAA
- a CDS encoding GtrA family protein, with product MATFTVYKQSLLMVKESKFFTKNQSFLKFQLTAVIATSIDFLMTILFERFIGFHYSIAVAMGATCGAITAFIINRKWVFSSMGTHPAKQAFKYSLVVAGSILLNTGGTYLLTESTMLTYLISKAIVSILVGFTYSYYFSKRFVFYA from the coding sequence ATGGCCACTTTTACCGTTTACAAACAAAGCTTACTGATGGTGAAAGAATCGAAATTTTTCACAAAGAATCAAAGTTTCTTAAAATTTCAGTTGACGGCAGTAATTGCTACCTCTATTGATTTTTTAATGACAATTTTATTCGAACGTTTCATTGGTTTTCATTACTCAATAGCTGTTGCAATGGGCGCAACTTGCGGGGCTATTACGGCATTTATTATTAACCGGAAATGGGTTTTTTCTTCGATGGGTACACATCCGGCTAAACAAGCATTCAAATATTCTTTAGTGGTTGCAGGGAGCATCCTTTTGAATACCGGAGGAACATATTTGCTTACTGAATCAACGATGTTAACATACCTTATTTCAAAAGCTATTGTCTCAATACTCGTAGGATTTACATATTCATATTACTTTTCCAAACGATTTGTCTTTTATGCTTGA
- a CDS encoding phosphatidylglycerophosphatase A, which yields MIRRLSKGFATLGPIGYLPKAPGTWGSIAGAGIWYLLAEIIPRFQQYHLTLIIIATIAGIVVSDIVSRGGNKDPKEVVIDEFVGMWIALIWLPHSLKLTLIALILFRIFDIAKPFGIRRLEKIQGGWGIMLDDIAAGILSALVIHLSISFLG from the coding sequence ATGATCAGGAGGCTGAGTAAAGGTTTTGCTACGCTTGGCCCGATCGGGTATTTACCAAAAGCACCGGGTACATGGGGATCCATTGCCGGTGCTGGGATCTGGTATCTGTTAGCTGAAATCATTCCTCGATTTCAACAATATCATTTAACTCTTATAATCATTGCAACAATTGCAGGAATTGTAGTTTCCGATATAGTTAGCAGAGGCGGAAATAAGGATCCAAAAGAGGTTGTTATTGACGAATTTGTAGGAATGTGGATCGCTTTGATCTGGTTGCCACATTCATTAAAACTTACATTGATTGCATTAATCCTCTTCAGAATTTTCGATATTGCAAAACCTTTCGGCATCCGTCGACTGGAGAAGATTCAAGGTGGTTGGGGGATTATGTTGGACGACATTGCAGCCGGAATTCTCAGTGCTCTTGTCATCCATCTGTCGATCAGCTTTCTTGGATAG